From Pseudomonas sp. G.S.17, the proteins below share one genomic window:
- the lolB gene encoding lipoprotein insertase outer membrane protein LolB has product MFLRHVIVFSLIALLAGCAGISSREALEGKGDPAQWRQHKQQLSSLDGWQINGKVGIRAPKDSGSGTLFWLQRQDYYDIRLSGPLGRGAARLTGRPGAVSLEVANQGRYESPDPETLLQDQLGWKLPVSHLVWWVRGLPAPDSKSRLQLDGNSRLASLEQDGWQVEYLSYVEQNGYWLPERVKLHGQDLDVTLVIKDWQPRKLGQ; this is encoded by the coding sequence ATGTTTTTGCGCCACGTAATCGTATTCAGCCTCATTGCCCTGCTCGCCGGCTGCGCCGGTATTTCCTCCCGCGAAGCCCTGGAAGGCAAGGGAGATCCGGCGCAATGGCGCCAGCACAAACAGCAGCTGAGCAGCCTCGATGGCTGGCAGATCAACGGCAAGGTCGGCATCCGTGCGCCCAAGGATTCAGGCAGCGGCACGCTGTTCTGGCTGCAACGACAGGATTACTACGACATTCGCCTGTCTGGCCCACTGGGTCGCGGCGCGGCGCGTCTGACCGGCCGCCCCGGCGCCGTCAGCCTGGAAGTCGCCAACCAGGGCCGCTACGAATCGCCGGACCCGGAAACACTCCTGCAGGATCAGCTGGGCTGGAAACTGCCGGTCTCGCATCTGGTCTGGTGGGTACGCGGCCTGCCCGCGCCTGACAGCAAAAGTCGTCTGCAACTGGACGGCAACAGCCGCCTGGCAAGTCTCGAACAGGACGGCTGGCAGGTTGAATACCTGAGCTACGTCGAGCAGAACGGCTACTGGCTGCCCGAACGCGTCAAATTGCATGGTCAGGACCTCGACGTCACGCTGGTGATCAAGGACTGGCAACCGCGCAAACTGGGGCAATAA
- a CDS encoding 50S ribosomal protein L25/general stress protein Ctc — protein sequence MNDFTLNAELRSDLGKGASRRLRRLASLVPAVVYGGEKAPESISMLAKEVAKLLENEASYSHIIELNIAGKKQNVIIKALQRHPAKGHVMHADFVRVVAGQKLTAIVPVHFVGEDAPVKKGGEVSHVTSELEVTCLPKDLPEFIEVDVSALEIGSILHLSDLKAPKGVEFVALAHGNDLAVANVHAPRVAPTEDAAEEGAAE from the coding sequence ATGAACGATTTTACTTTGAATGCTGAACTGCGTTCCGACCTGGGGAAAGGTGCGAGCCGCCGCCTGCGTCGTCTCGCAAGCCTGGTTCCAGCTGTAGTCTACGGTGGCGAAAAAGCCCCTGAGTCCATCAGCATGCTGGCTAAAGAAGTTGCCAAGCTGCTGGAAAACGAAGCTTCGTACAGCCACATCATCGAGCTGAACATTGCTGGCAAAAAGCAAAACGTCATCATCAAAGCTCTGCAACGTCACCCGGCCAAAGGCCACGTGATGCACGCTGACTTCGTACGCGTTGTAGCTGGCCAGAAACTGACCGCTATCGTACCTGTACACTTTGTTGGTGAAGATGCTCCGGTCAAGAAAGGCGGCGAAGTTTCGCACGTCACTTCCGAACTGGAAGTAACCTGCCTGCCGAAAGATCTGCCTGAGTTCATCGAAGTAGACGTGTCTGCTCTGGAAATCGGTTCGATCCTGCACTTGTCCGATCTGAAAGCGCCTAAAGGCGTTGAGTTCGTGGCACTGGCGCACGGTAACGACCTGGCTGTTGCCAACGTTCACGCTCCACGCGTTGCACCGACCGAAGACGCAGCAGAAGAAGGCGCCGCCGAGTAA
- a CDS encoding ribose-phosphate pyrophosphokinase, which translates to MSKMMVFTGNANPDLARRVVRQLHIPLGDVSVGKFSDGEISTEINENVRGKDVFIIQPTCAPTNDNLMELVVMADAFRRSSASRITAVIPYFGYARQDRRPRSARVAISAKVVADMLTVVGIDRVLTVDLHADQIQGFFDIPVDNIYGSPVLVDDIEDQRFENLMIVSPDIGGVVRARAVAKSLGVDLGIIDKRREKANHSEVMHIIGDVEGRTCILVDDMVDTAGTLCHAAKALKEHGAAKVFAYCTHPVLSGRAIENIENSVLDELVVTNTIPLSAAAQACSRIRQLDIAPVVAEAVRRISNEESISAMFR; encoded by the coding sequence GTGTCCAAGATGATGGTCTTTACGGGGAACGCTAACCCCGATCTGGCTCGACGTGTCGTACGTCAGCTGCATATCCCACTAGGTGATGTCTCCGTCGGCAAGTTTTCCGATGGCGAAATCAGCACTGAGATAAATGAAAACGTCCGCGGTAAAGACGTCTTCATCATTCAGCCGACTTGCGCACCGACCAACGATAACCTGATGGAACTCGTCGTGATGGCTGATGCCTTCCGCCGCTCCTCAGCGTCCCGAATCACTGCGGTGATTCCTTACTTTGGTTATGCCCGTCAGGATCGCCGTCCGCGTTCCGCACGTGTGGCTATCAGCGCGAAAGTCGTTGCTGACATGCTTACCGTGGTGGGGATCGATCGTGTTCTCACGGTTGATCTGCATGCTGACCAAATCCAGGGTTTCTTCGATATTCCGGTAGATAACATCTACGGCTCCCCTGTTCTGGTGGATGACATTGAAGATCAACGCTTCGAAAACCTGATGATTGTTTCCCCGGATATCGGTGGCGTCGTGCGTGCACGTGCCGTTGCCAAATCCCTGGGCGTAGATCTCGGGATCATCGACAAGCGCCGTGAGAAAGCCAATCACTCTGAAGTGATGCATATCATCGGTGATGTCGAAGGGCGTACCTGTATTCTGGTCGATGACATGGTCGATACCGCCGGCACCTTGTGCCACGCGGCTAAAGCCTTGAAAGAGCATGGCGCTGCCAAGGTCTTTGCCTACTGCACACACCCTGTGCTGTCGGGTCGGGCGATCGAAAACATTGAAAATTCCGTGCTGGACGAACTGGTGGTAACCAATACCATTCCGTTGTCCGCTGCAGCACAGGCCTGTAGCCGTATCCGTCAACTGGATATTGCTCCGGTAGTCGCCGAGGCGGTCCGCCGCATCAGCAACGAAGAATCGATCAGCGCGATGTTCCGCTAG
- the ispE gene encoding 4-(cytidine 5'-diphospho)-2-C-methyl-D-erythritol kinase gives MSAPRLTLPAPAKLNLMLHILGRRPDGYHELQTIFQFLDYGDELSFAVRQDGEICLQTDVAGVPHDSNLIVKAARALQKQSACTLGMDIWLEKRLPMGGGIGGGSSDAATTLLGLNHLWKLGWDEDRLAALGLTLGADVPVFVRGHAAFAEGVGEKLTPVDPEEPWYLVLVPQVSVSTAEIFSDPLLTRNTPPIKVRPVPKGNSRNDCLPVVARRYPDVRNALNLLGNFTEAKLTGTGSCVFGAFPNKAEADKVSALLTETLTGFVAKGSNVSMLHRKLQELL, from the coding sequence ATGAGCGCACCTCGCCTGACCTTGCCTGCTCCGGCAAAACTGAACCTGATGCTGCACATTCTTGGCCGTCGCCCTGACGGCTACCACGAACTGCAAACCATCTTTCAGTTTCTCGATTACGGCGACGAACTCAGTTTTGCGGTTCGCCAGGATGGCGAAATCTGCCTGCAAACCGACGTTGCCGGCGTCCCGCACGACAGCAATCTGATCGTCAAGGCCGCTCGCGCGCTGCAAAAACAATCGGCCTGCACCCTCGGTATGGACATCTGGCTGGAAAAACGCCTGCCCATGGGCGGCGGAATTGGCGGCGGAAGCTCCGATGCCGCCACGACACTGCTCGGTTTGAATCATTTGTGGAAGCTTGGCTGGGACGAAGACCGACTCGCCGCGCTGGGCCTGACGTTAGGCGCGGACGTGCCGGTTTTCGTGCGTGGACACGCCGCATTTGCTGAGGGTGTGGGTGAAAAACTCACTCCCGTAGACCCCGAAGAACCGTGGTATCTGGTGCTCGTGCCGCAAGTATCTGTAAGTACAGCAGAAATTTTTTCAGATCCACTGTTGACACGTAACACTCCTCCCATTAAAGTGCGCCCCGTTCCCAAGGGAAACAGTCGAAATGACTGCTTACCGGTTGTAGCAAGGCGTTATCCAGATGTACGTAACGCTTTGAATTTGTTAGGTAATTTTACCGAAGCAAAATTAACCGGAACTGGAAGTTGTGTGTTTGGGGCCTTCCCAAACAAAGCTGAAGCTGATAAAGTCTCGGCCCTTCTGACAGAGACCCTTACAGGGTTTGTAGCAAAGGGAAGCAACGTGTCAATGTTGCATCGCAAGCTGCAAGAACTGCTCTAA